One genomic window of Candidatus Polarisedimenticolia bacterium includes the following:
- a CDS encoding PadR family transcriptional regulator, which translates to MGGQAQLLPGTLDLLILKAVSLGPLHGYGILLRIGQISGQALTIEQGALYPALFRLVRQGLLAASWGTSDNNRRAKFYELTVSGRKRLREEKREWDRLASAMAAVLAAEPGEV; encoded by the coding sequence ATGGGGGGACAAGCCCAGCTGCTTCCGGGAACGCTCGATCTCCTGATTCTCAAGGCCGTCTCGCTCGGCCCGCTGCACGGCTACGGCATCCTGCTGCGCATCGGGCAGATTTCCGGCCAGGCGCTCACGATCGAGCAGGGAGCGCTCTACCCGGCCCTGTTCCGCCTGGTGCGCCAGGGACTCCTGGCGGCGAGCTGGGGGACTTCCGACAACAATCGCCGGGCCAAGTTCTACGAGCTGACCGTCTCCGGCCGCAAGCGCCTGCGCGAGGAGAAGCGCGAATGGGACCGTCTGGCTTCGGCCATGGCCGCGGTCCTCGCCGCCGAGCCGGGGGAAGTATGA